The genomic region GTTGCGGACCTCCCAGGAGATCTGCAGCTGATTGTCCTGCGCGTCCGCGGCCGATGCGAATACCGCGGCCAGCGCGCTGCCGAGCAGCACGCTGCAGACCGTCACCCGAAACGAAAATCGAACCAAAAAGCCAATCATGGCGCGGTTTGACGCGAGCGGTACGGCGAAAATAAGAGAAGCGGCTGCGAGGATCGAAAATCCGGGATCGAGCGGCCCGCACGAGGGCCGATAACCTTGCCTGTTACCGTTTCAGCTGCCTGACCCGCCGGCTTTCGATCGGTTGCCGCACGGTCGCCGAAGCCGTGCAGGCTTGGCTTAGTCGTTTCCGCTCTTGCCAGGGCTGCACCACGTTGAGCCAGAGCTCGCGCATGCCCATGATCGAGATCGAAATCCCGAACGGGATCAGGAAGTAGAGGATGCGGAACACGACCAGCGTCGCCAGCAATTGTTCCTTGCTGAACTCCGGCAGCGCCACCAGCATCGCGGCGTCGAACACGCCGATCGAGCCGGGGGCGTGGCTGGCGAAGCCGAGCAGCGTCGCCAGGATGAACACGACCGCCAGCGAGACGAAGTCGATATGCGGCTCGGTCGGCATCAGCAGGTACATTGCGAGCGCGCAGAAGCCGAGATCGACCACGCCGATCAGGATCTGCAACAGCGTCAGCTTGGCCGAGGGCAGCACCACCTTCCAGCCGTTCTGGCCGAGCTCGCGGCGCTTCTCGCCGGTCAGGAGCCAGACGAAATAGGTCCCGATGCCGGCAAGGCAGCCGAGCGCGATCAGCCGGTTCATCGCCGGCGGCAGCAGGTCCATCGCCGACGCCGCCGCCGGGTGCCAGGCCATGCCGAAGCCGAGCACGAACAAATTGCCGAGCCAGAAGGTCAGGCCCGACAGAAAGCAGATCTTGGCGACGTCGATCGCGGAGAGGCCGTAATCGGAATAGATCCGGAAGCGGATCGCGCCGCCGGTGAAGACCGTGGCGCCGATATTGTGGCCGATCGTGTAGCTGGTGAAGCTCGACAGCGCTGCGATGCGGTAGGGGACATGGATCTTGCCGATCGTGCGCAGCGCGAAGAAGTCGTAGAAGGTCAGCGTGCAGAACGCCCCGACCACGCAGAGCGCCGCGAGCGCGATCCGATGCGGCGCGATGTTGGTGAGCGCGGTGAGAATGATGCCGGTATCGACGCCCTTCAGGGTGTGAACAAGCGACGTGATCGCGAACGCGATGATCAACACACTCGCGGCGATCCCGAGCCGTTTCCAGCCGATCTTTTCCTTGAAACCACGCCCAAGCGTGGTCAGCAGCCGAAGCATTCATCCTCCCGGCGGGGCGGCAATTTCAGTGGGACCCGGTCACGGACGGCGACGGGTGACGGGCAAACGCACCGTACGCGATGACCCATAAGGCAAAACCGATGCGTTGTGCAGCCCTTGACACGCCAAGCTTCGGCCCTCGTCCAGCGTCATTGTCATATTGGCTACATATGTTCTCGCTCTGCGGAATGTGAGTCGCAGGACAGCGACGGGGCCGCTGCGTGTTCCGCCGTTCCAGGCGGTTTCGTCGGCCTTTTTGCCGATTTTGGGGCCGTCCCGGCGTCGATGCGGGTTCGTTGGCGCGAGGCGAATAGACGATATGCATCAGCCTGGGGACGCCTGGGCCCGCTGTGGCGTTTACCAAAGTGTGAAGTCGACAGGCGCTTGCGCATGATCCGCCCTGCGCTCGGGGCCAAGTGAGGCGCGCGAGGGCGGTCCGTAGGTCTATTGAGGCAAAACGCCGCGCGAGCGGGCCGCCGTCGGGCAGGCCGGCCAGGCATGCGACTCCACACTTCGATCGATGGCGAAGTGTTGCGGCGCAACGAAGGCCTATGTCTCGCATTGGTTGCCGAGAGCAAGGACAAGACCATGCAACAGACATCCCTGAACGTCCGGCACATGCCGCCGGACCGGCGCGCAGCGTCGCATCAGCAGTCGAGCGGGCTCGGAGCGACGTTGACGCTCGCTGCGATGAGTCTCGGCTATGGCGTCGTGCAGCTCGACGTCACCATCGTCAACACGGCGCTCAATGCGATCGGCGCCTCGCTCGGCGGCGGCGTTGCCGAACTGCAATGGGTGGTCAGCGCCTATACGATTGCCTTTGCGGCCTTCATCCTGACCGCGGGCGCGCTCG from Bradyrhizobium elkanii USDA 76 harbors:
- a CDS encoding lysylphosphatidylglycerol synthase transmembrane domain-containing protein — its product is MLRLLTTLGRGFKEKIGWKRLGIAASVLIIAFAITSLVHTLKGVDTGIILTALTNIAPHRIALAALCVVGAFCTLTFYDFFALRTIGKIHVPYRIAALSSFTSYTIGHNIGATVFTGGAIRFRIYSDYGLSAIDVAKICFLSGLTFWLGNLFVLGFGMAWHPAAASAMDLLPPAMNRLIALGCLAGIGTYFVWLLTGEKRRELGQNGWKVVLPSAKLTLLQILIGVVDLGFCALAMYLLMPTEPHIDFVSLAVVFILATLLGFASHAPGSIGVFDAAMLVALPEFSKEQLLATLVVFRILYFLIPFGISISIMGMRELWLNVVQPWQERKRLSQACTASATVRQPIESRRVRQLKR